One Rossellomorea aquimaris DNA window includes the following coding sequences:
- a CDS encoding DUF4083 domain-containing protein produces the protein MNIGDLLYQSIIFSLLLVGAVSFTLFIRRLLINSKKEVQVSDDIHKKLDRIIELLENQIQR, from the coding sequence ATGAATATTGGCGACTTACTCTATCAGTCGATCATCTTTTCATTACTGCTAGTGGGAGCAGTATCATTCACTCTCTTCATTCGAAGGCTCCTCATCAATAGTAAGAAAGAGGTTCAGGTTTCAGATGATATTCATAAGAAATTGGATAGAATCATTGAATTACTGGAAAACCAGATCCAGCGTTAA
- a CDS encoding N-acetyltransferase, with protein MDIFIRQERPEEYSRTEEMTKQAFSHEEYSDKKEHLLVNKIRKSDAFIPELSLVAINDSNEVIGHILLSKITIVDHNKVADSLAMAPVSVAPSFQKKGIGSQLIHAALQMAKEIGYHSVIVLGHKDYYPKFGFKQASLWNIKPPFEVPDEVFMALELTEHSLRKVEGVVHYSKAFLE; from the coding sequence ATGGATATCTTCATTAGACAAGAGCGCCCTGAAGAATATAGCAGGACAGAAGAAATGACTAAACAAGCATTTTCACATGAGGAGTATAGCGACAAGAAAGAACATCTGCTTGTAAATAAAATTAGAAAATCAGATGCATTTATACCTGAGCTTTCATTGGTTGCCATCAATGATAGCAATGAAGTGATCGGCCACATTCTACTATCTAAAATCACCATTGTAGACCATAATAAAGTGGCAGATTCCCTGGCAATGGCTCCTGTGTCTGTAGCACCCTCCTTTCAAAAAAAGGGAATCGGAAGCCAATTGATACATGCAGCCCTGCAAATGGCAAAAGAGATCGGTTACCATTCAGTCATTGTGTTAGGTCATAAAGACTATTATCCGAAGTTTGGCTTTAAGCAAGCGTCACTATGGAATATCAAGCCTCCGTTTGAAGTGCCTGATGAAGTATTTATGGCTTTGGAATTGACGGAGCATTCTCTTAGAAAGGTAGAAGGTGTCGTTCATTATTCCAAAGCTTTTTTGGAATAA
- a CDS encoding MFS transporter — protein MFSTLHPNIKVRIYTSFLSRIVGSAVFPFMAIYFTKEINASVAGILLLIQVAVQFIAGLYGGYLADIIGRKQLMVAGEVMKVGAFAGLLAVNSPIFTSPWITFIMLLVIGVSGGMVNPASEAMLIDVSTKETRAFMYSVNYWAVNLSIMIGLMIGGWFFEQYFFELIAVLLLMGIVTLWMTAALIIDTYEIKSGKGQGTYGIKPLLKSYGLVMKDWTFMAFTFGGIAILSIEFQRNNFISVRLEEEIIPQTIQLFNLFSFDMDGIRLLSLLTVVNTLMIVLFTAAAGKWITGKKEEPIMYTGFILFGMGYFFMAFSNDFLTLFLSVVVLTIGELLYVPTRQSLLADIVDDSRRGAYMAMNGLVFQVGKMIGAAGLIVGNIIGGLAMGIGFLGLVVLGILFSKMALRSGGKDESVLKGRALMDK, from the coding sequence ATGTTTTCAACTTTACACCCAAACATCAAAGTGCGAATTTACACGTCATTTTTAAGCCGGATAGTGGGCTCAGCGGTTTTCCCATTCATGGCCATTTATTTTACTAAGGAAATCAATGCATCGGTTGCAGGGATTCTTCTGCTCATTCAAGTAGCGGTTCAGTTTATCGCTGGACTTTATGGAGGGTATCTCGCTGATATCATTGGCAGGAAACAGTTGATGGTTGCAGGTGAAGTCATGAAGGTCGGGGCATTTGCCGGATTGCTTGCGGTCAACTCACCTATCTTTACCTCGCCTTGGATCACCTTTATCATGTTGCTCGTGATCGGCGTCTCAGGCGGGATGGTCAATCCTGCATCCGAAGCCATGCTGATCGATGTCAGCACGAAGGAAACAAGGGCATTTATGTACTCGGTCAATTATTGGGCCGTGAACTTATCCATCATGATCGGGCTGATGATCGGAGGCTGGTTCTTTGAACAGTATTTCTTCGAACTGATTGCGGTTCTTCTCCTGATGGGTATTGTGACGCTCTGGATGACGGCAGCGTTAATCATTGATACGTATGAAATCAAGAGTGGAAAAGGACAAGGGACCTATGGAATCAAGCCTCTCTTGAAGAGCTACGGCCTGGTCATGAAAGACTGGACGTTTATGGCTTTTACCTTTGGTGGAATCGCGATTCTATCGATTGAGTTTCAACGTAATAATTTCATTTCAGTGAGACTTGAGGAGGAAATCATCCCCCAAACCATACAACTATTCAACTTATTCTCATTCGATATGGACGGAATACGATTATTGAGCTTACTGACCGTTGTCAACACATTGATGATCGTTTTATTCACAGCAGCTGCCGGTAAATGGATCACCGGAAAGAAAGAGGAACCTATCATGTACACGGGATTCATCCTCTTCGGAATGGGCTATTTCTTCATGGCCTTCAGTAATGATTTTCTCACCCTTTTCCTTTCTGTTGTCGTCTTGACCATCGGCGAATTGCTTTATGTCCCGACACGCCAGTCACTCCTCGCCGATATCGTGGATGACAGCAGACGGGGAGCCTATATGGCCATGAATGGATTGGTGTTCCAAGTCGGAAAAATGATCGGCGCAGCAGGTTTGATTGTGGGGAACATCATTGGCGGACTGGCGATGGGAATCGGTTTTTTGGGTCTGGTCGTCCTTGGGATCCTCTTTTCAAAGATGGCTTTGAGAAGCGGAGGGAAGGACGAGTCTGTCCTAAAAGGAAGGGCTTTGATGGATAAATAA
- a CDS encoding glycerophosphodiester phosphodiesterase family protein — protein sequence MSKKLLIGTGVAFSLLFSPFSQAFADEPTAGERKQVDNVAHRGAAGYAPENTIAGFDLAVDMKADYIEIDVQRSKDGELVVIHDTTVDRTTDGTGKVGDLTLEQLQSLDAGSWKGEEFVGEPIPTFEEILDRYHGKVGILIELKAPELYPGIEEEVAEALKERNLDKPQNEKIILQSFNFESMKKMDQLLPHVPVGVLTSNRALTTPEALKEISTYAEWFNPSYGIVSEEVVDQVHAQGMQIGSWTVRSQEAADFLFDMKVDAIITDYPDYVDPGN from the coding sequence ATGAGCAAAAAATTACTAATCGGTACAGGGGTTGCTTTTTCACTGTTATTCAGCCCGTTCAGTCAGGCATTTGCAGACGAACCGACAGCAGGGGAAAGAAAGCAAGTGGATAATGTAGCACACCGCGGGGCAGCTGGTTATGCACCTGAAAATACAATCGCCGGTTTTGATCTGGCGGTTGATATGAAGGCGGATTATATTGAAATCGATGTTCAACGAAGTAAAGATGGAGAATTGGTCGTCATCCATGATACAACAGTGGATCGGACAACAGATGGAACGGGAAAAGTAGGGGATTTAACCCTTGAACAACTTCAAAGTCTTGATGCGGGGAGTTGGAAGGGAGAAGAATTTGTAGGAGAACCGATTCCGACCTTTGAAGAGATTCTGGATCGTTACCACGGTAAAGTGGGGATTTTAATCGAATTAAAGGCTCCAGAACTTTACCCCGGTATTGAAGAAGAAGTGGCAGAGGCATTAAAAGAACGGAATCTCGATAAACCACAAAATGAAAAAATCATTCTTCAATCGTTTAACTTTGAATCTATGAAAAAAATGGATCAATTGCTTCCTCACGTTCCGGTAGGTGTGTTAACTTCTAACCGTGCTCTTACCACACCAGAAGCGTTAAAAGAAATATCAACCTATGCGGAATGGTTCAACCCAAGCTATGGAATCGTGTCAGAAGAAGTAGTGGATCAAGTCCACGCCCAAGGGATGCAAATAGGATCATGGACGGTACGCAGTCAAGAAGCAGCAGACTTTCTTTTCGACATGAAGGTTGATGCAATCATTACGGATTATCCGGATTATGTGGATCCTGGAAACTGA
- a CDS encoding SAM-dependent methyltransferase gives MNEMKIVVGAGEYMNNPGWIHTQQEDLNLLDESTWENRFYKSSLDAILAEHVWEHLTYEEGLEAAKLCMIYMKPSGYIRCAVPDGYFPDESYQRIVQVGGPGPKDHPAAGHKVVHNYQTLTKMFETAGFEVTLLEYFDEEGKFHQNHWDGADGVIFRSKKFDPRNQGDRLAFPSLIIDAVKP, from the coding sequence ATGAATGAAATGAAGATTGTGGTCGGCGCAGGAGAATATATGAATAATCCTGGCTGGATCCATACACAGCAAGAGGATTTAAACTTATTAGATGAAAGTACATGGGAAAACCGGTTCTATAAAAGTTCTTTAGATGCCATTTTGGCTGAACATGTCTGGGAACACCTTACATATGAAGAAGGGTTAGAGGCTGCGAAACTATGTATGATATACATGAAGCCTTCCGGATATATTCGGTGCGCCGTCCCTGATGGATATTTTCCCGATGAATCTTATCAGCGTATTGTGCAGGTTGGGGGACCTGGTCCAAAAGATCACCCGGCTGCGGGGCATAAGGTCGTTCACAATTATCAAACGTTGACGAAAATGTTTGAAACGGCAGGATTTGAAGTGACATTGCTTGAGTATTTTGATGAAGAAGGAAAGTTTCATCAAAATCATTGGGACGGAGCTGACGGGGTGATTTTTCGTTCTAAGAAGTTCGACCCTAGAAACCAGGGAGACAGGCTGGCATTTCCATCTCTAATAATTGATGCTGTAAAGCCATAA